One genomic region from Erythrobacter mangrovi encodes:
- the proS gene encoding proline--tRNA ligase produces MAQIRHALSTKRADDFAAWYQEVISAAQMAEESGVRGCMVIKPWGYGIWERMQRLLDDRIKATGHENSYFPIFIPLSNFAREAEHVDGFAKEMAVVTHHRLIAGPEGGLIPDPEAKLEEPLVVRPTSETIIGDAMARWIQSWRDLPLKLNQWANVVRWEMRTRMFLRTSEFLWQEGHTAHADEAEAKEHTLRMLEVYRAFADEDLSLAVVAGEKPENERFPGAVETWSIEAMMQDGKALQAGTSHYLGTNFAQASGIQYQDREGTQTYAHTTSWGVSTRMVGGVIMTHGDDDGLRLPPKIAPQQVVILPMLRDDDSDAALIDYCEGLRATLAGQHALGESLRVLLDTRPGKAAQKRWDWVRKGAPVIVEVGGRDMENGVVSMLRRDRLWDEASGKPAFQTPTREVAGQTIPDVLADMQATLLTEALERREANVTRGVADFAAVEAHFGGKAKYPGWVEVQWSKPTGAALDKVVERLKALKLTIRNVPIGSAPANGACIFTGEPAVERVLLAKAY; encoded by the coding sequence GTGGCCCAGATCCGCCATGCACTCAGCACCAAGCGCGCCGATGATTTCGCCGCCTGGTACCAGGAAGTCATCTCTGCCGCACAAATGGCCGAGGAGTCGGGCGTGCGCGGCTGCATGGTGATCAAGCCATGGGGCTACGGCATCTGGGAGCGCATGCAGCGCCTGCTCGACGACCGGATCAAGGCGACCGGTCACGAGAACTCCTATTTCCCGATCTTCATTCCGCTGTCGAACTTCGCGCGTGAGGCGGAGCACGTTGACGGCTTCGCCAAGGAAATGGCGGTGGTTACCCACCATCGCCTGATCGCCGGCCCCGAGGGCGGATTGATCCCCGATCCCGAAGCCAAACTGGAAGAACCGCTGGTGGTTCGGCCGACCTCGGAAACGATCATCGGCGATGCGATGGCGCGTTGGATCCAGTCGTGGCGCGACCTGCCGCTGAAGCTGAACCAATGGGCCAACGTGGTGCGCTGGGAAATGCGCACGCGGATGTTCCTGCGCACCAGCGAGTTCCTCTGGCAGGAAGGGCACACCGCGCATGCGGACGAGGCCGAGGCCAAGGAGCACACGCTGCGCATGCTCGAGGTCTATCGCGCCTTTGCCGATGAAGACCTGAGCCTTGCGGTGGTCGCAGGCGAAAAGCCGGAGAACGAGCGTTTCCCCGGTGCGGTCGAGACCTGGTCAATCGAGGCAATGATGCAGGATGGAAAGGCGCTGCAGGCAGGCACCAGCCACTATCTCGGCACCAATTTCGCGCAGGCCAGCGGCATCCAGTACCAGGATCGCGAGGGCACGCAGACTTATGCCCACACCACCAGCTGGGGCGTTTCGACCCGGATGGTCGGCGGCGTCATCATGACGCATGGCGACGATGATGGGTTGCGCCTGCCGCCCAAGATCGCGCCGCAGCAGGTCGTCATCCTGCCGATGCTGCGCGACGACGACAGCGACGCAGCGCTGATCGACTATTGTGAAGGGCTACGCGCCACGCTCGCAGGCCAGCACGCGCTGGGTGAATCGCTGCGCGTCCTGCTCGATACGCGCCCCGGCAAGGCGGCGCAGAAGCGCTGGGACTGGGTGCGTAAGGGTGCGCCGGTAATCGTCGAGGTCGGCGGGCGCGACATGGAAAACGGCGTGGTCAGCATGCTGCGTCGCGATCGGCTGTGGGACGAGGCGAGTGGCAAGCCCGCCTTCCAGACCCCGACCCGCGAAGTGGCCGGGCAGACTATCCCCGATGTGCTCGCCGATATGCAGGCTACCTTGCTTACTGAAGCGCTCGAACGCCGCGAGGCGAACGTCACGCGCGGTGTGGCCGATTTCGCAGCGGTCGAAGCGCATTTCGGCGGCAAGGCCAAGTACCCGGGTTGGGTAGAAGTCCAGTGGTCGAAGCCGACTGGTGCTGCGCTCGACAAGGTGGTCGAGCGGCTCAAGGCGCTGAAGCTGACCATCCGCAATGTCCCGATCGGTTCGGCTCCGGCGAATGGCGCCTGTATCTTCACCGGCGAACCGGCCGTGGAACGGGTGCTCCTGGCCAAGGCTTACTAG
- a CDS encoding CvpA family protein, with amino-acid sequence MTGFDLLVLLIVGIAAVGGFSRGFVQEVLSLAAWVLAAFAIRYLHTPLTLAMQEFLGTGVSTSLFAFALLLLIPYAAMIVIANNVSPASKGAVLGPIDRVLGFGFGALKGVLITVLAFSLLVLGYDTVWSFKGRPAWMTTGRSYEFVDASSRALVEVLAERRARLREQAPIVEE; translated from the coding sequence ATGACAGGGTTTGATCTTCTCGTTCTGCTCATTGTGGGCATCGCCGCAGTCGGCGGCTTCTCGCGAGGTTTCGTGCAGGAAGTCCTTTCCCTCGCTGCTTGGGTTCTCGCGGCCTTCGCCATTCGCTATCTCCATACTCCGCTGACGCTTGCCATGCAGGAGTTCCTCGGGACTGGCGTTTCGACTTCGCTGTTTGCTTTCGCACTGCTGTTGTTGATCCCCTATGCCGCGATGATCGTGATCGCGAACAATGTCAGTCCCGCTTCGAAGGGAGCGGTCCTCGGTCCCATCGATCGAGTCCTTGGCTTTGGTTTCGGCGCGCTAAAGGGCGTCCTCATCACCGTCCTGGCCTTTTCACTGCTCGTGCTCGGTTACGATACCGTGTGGAGCTTCAAGGGTCGGCCAGCGTGGATGACCACCGGGCGCAGCTATGAGTTCGTCGATGCGAGCTCGCGCGCTTTGGTAGAAGTCCTGGCCGAACGCCGCGCACGCCTGCGCGAACAGGCGCCTATAGTCGAAGAATGA
- a CDS encoding iron-sulfur cluster assembly scaffold protein, protein MTASQRTALYSPELLALAVELADCPLDPAMPLQGHARSRTCGSTITFSARGDGRIETFGMRVAACAVGQAAAALFARSATGRTTAEVEEALDQLRGWLAKEGAEPTWPGIGVLAPARDHPGRHEAILLPWRAALDALCNAQTRG, encoded by the coding sequence ATGACCGCGTCGCAGCGCACTGCGCTCTATTCCCCTGAATTGCTGGCACTTGCGGTCGAACTGGCGGACTGCCCACTTGATCCAGCCATGCCCTTGCAGGGCCACGCACGCTCGCGAACCTGCGGCAGCACTATCACGTTCTCGGCACGAGGCGATGGGCGGATCGAAACCTTCGGCATGCGCGTCGCCGCCTGTGCCGTGGGGCAAGCGGCAGCGGCATTGTTTGCTCGTTCAGCCACAGGGCGCACGACCGCCGAGGTTGAAGAGGCATTGGACCAGCTACGCGGCTGGCTCGCGAAGGAAGGTGCCGAACCGACGTGGCCGGGTATCGGGGTACTTGCCCCAGCACGGGATCATCCGGGTCGGCACGAAGCCATCCTGCTGCCGTGGAGAGCGGCGCTGGACGCGCTTTGCAATGCACAAACCCGCGGCTAA
- a CDS encoding alanine racemase — translation MTDLPPPALRLRIDSSAIAANWNVLDRLSGPARAGAAVKADCYSLGVDSCIPALREAGCRDYFVAHWSEVPAVLRHVPADQLAVLHGPVTAGDAAYARAAGVRPIINNPQQARLWLESGGGACDLMVDTGINRLGVTPDQLSDPAIQALDVHLLLSHLASADEDCAQNAQQLADFRSVMALVKHRRASLANSAGIGLGSEYGFDLTRPGIALYGGIPRQELAQAIRQVAYPQAALIQVRDLPAGASVGYNATFTATEPMRIGVVSLGYADGVLRCWAGGHFVHGETSLPILGKVSMDMIVISLDAAPILREGDWVELPYSLPEAARQTGLSQYELLTVLGHRFER, via the coding sequence ATGACCGACCTACCGCCGCCTGCCCTGCGGCTGCGTATCGATAGTTCGGCGATCGCCGCCAACTGGAACGTGCTTGATCGCCTCTCCGGCCCTGCGCGGGCAGGCGCGGCGGTCAAGGCGGATTGCTATAGCCTCGGGGTCGATAGCTGCATCCCTGCGCTGCGAGAGGCCGGCTGCCGCGACTATTTCGTCGCGCATTGGTCAGAGGTGCCTGCGGTGCTGCGCCACGTCCCGGCAGACCAGCTAGCCGTTCTGCACGGGCCAGTCACAGCGGGGGACGCGGCCTATGCACGGGCTGCGGGGGTCCGGCCGATCATCAACAACCCACAACAGGCAAGGCTATGGCTGGAAAGTGGCGGCGGCGCCTGCGATCTCATGGTCGACACCGGCATCAATCGCCTTGGCGTAACGCCGGACCAGCTGTCCGACCCGGCGATACAGGCACTGGATGTCCATCTGCTGCTCAGCCACCTCGCCAGCGCTGACGAGGACTGCGCGCAGAATGCCCAACAGCTCGCCGATTTTCGTTCGGTCATGGCCCTCGTGAAGCATCGTCGGGCAAGTTTGGCGAACAGTGCCGGTATCGGCCTGGGCAGCGAGTACGGATTCGACCTGACCCGGCCCGGGATTGCTCTCTACGGCGGTATCCCGCGCCAAGAATTGGCTCAGGCGATACGGCAAGTGGCATACCCGCAAGCCGCGCTGATCCAGGTCCGCGACTTGCCGGCGGGCGCCAGCGTGGGGTACAATGCTACATTCACTGCGACGGAACCGATGCGCATCGGCGTCGTATCGCTCGGCTATGCCGACGGTGTCCTGCGGTGCTGGGCCGGCGGACACTTCGTCCACGGGGAAACCAGCCTGCCGATCCTTGGCAAAGTGTCGATGGACATGATCGTGATCAGCCTCGATGCTGCGCCCATTTTGCGGGAAGGCGATTGGGTGGAGCTGCCGTACAGCCTGCCCGAGGCTGCCCGGCAGACCGGTCTGTCGCAGTATGAGCTATTGACCGTTCTGGGACACCGCTTCGAACGCTAG
- a CDS encoding MFS transporter, with the protein MHREPTEKEIRLVIAASSAGTIFEWYDFFIYGTLAALIGAAFFPSDNETLEILLVWAGFAVGFGFRPLGAILFGFLGDRLGRKYTFLVTVTLMGIATAGVGLIPGAASIGIAAPLIVIGLRILQGLALGGEYGGAAIYVAEHAPPEKRGFYTSFIQASVVGGFVLSIVVVLLCRALIPADDFAAWGWRIPFLLSLILLGISLWMRMKLSESPVFQAMKAAGETAGNPFIESFTYPGNKKRIFVALFGVAGVLTVIWYTAFFYGLSFLRGPMRVDEKLTEVLMLVAGLISMSFYIFIGKWSDRVGRKKPIIIGAIATLVFLFPIFWGMGALSNPGLESSARAAPVVVSGPQCDYDPFASVQSTECGKLLADLTALGISYDVSEADMSSLAIGGESYDYAGLADDARRATVQGWLEGQGYDFSKQTPSFLSLVGIVALLCALGMLSALTYGSVAALLAEMFPARIRYSSMSIPYHIGAGYLGGFLPLISGYIVASTGNPYSGLWYCWAVMAFGLLVAWWGIPDGPPRDFEDSGEDPPASPVLP; encoded by the coding sequence TTGCACCGCGAGCCGACCGAGAAGGAAATCCGCCTCGTCATTGCCGCCAGTTCGGCGGGCACGATATTCGAGTGGTACGACTTTTTCATCTACGGCACGCTCGCCGCGCTGATCGGCGCGGCCTTCTTCCCGAGCGATAACGAGACGCTGGAAATCCTTCTCGTTTGGGCGGGCTTTGCGGTTGGCTTCGGCTTCCGCCCGCTGGGTGCGATCTTGTTCGGTTTCCTCGGTGATCGACTGGGGCGGAAATACACCTTCCTCGTCACGGTGACGCTGATGGGCATCGCCACCGCCGGGGTTGGCCTGATCCCCGGCGCAGCGAGCATCGGCATTGCCGCGCCGCTGATCGTGATCGGCCTGCGCATCCTCCAGGGACTTGCGCTGGGCGGCGAATATGGTGGCGCTGCGATCTACGTCGCCGAACATGCCCCACCCGAAAAACGCGGGTTCTACACCAGCTTCATCCAGGCGAGCGTGGTCGGCGGTTTCGTGCTCTCAATCGTCGTCGTGCTCCTCTGTCGTGCGTTGATCCCGGCGGACGATTTCGCGGCCTGGGGCTGGCGCATTCCGTTCCTCCTTTCGCTGATCCTGCTCGGCATTTCCCTGTGGATGCGCATGAAGCTGTCGGAGAGCCCGGTGTTCCAGGCGATGAAGGCGGCTGGCGAAACCGCGGGCAACCCCTTCATCGAGAGCTTCACCTATCCCGGCAACAAGAAGCGTATCTTCGTAGCGCTGTTCGGTGTCGCCGGCGTTCTGACCGTGATCTGGTACACGGCCTTCTTCTACGGCCTCTCGTTCCTGCGCGGCCCCATGCGCGTCGATGAAAAACTAACCGAAGTGCTCATGTTGGTCGCGGGCCTTATTTCGATGAGTTTCTATATCTTTATCGGCAAATGGTCGGACCGGGTGGGGCGCAAGAAGCCGATCATTATCGGCGCAATTGCCACGCTGGTGTTCCTGTTCCCGATCTTCTGGGGCATGGGTGCCCTCAGCAACCCGGGACTGGAAAGCAGCGCCCGCGCCGCGCCTGTGGTGGTGAGTGGGCCGCAGTGCGACTACGATCCTTTCGCCAGCGTCCAATCGACCGAGTGCGGAAAGCTGCTTGCCGACCTTACTGCGTTGGGCATCAGCTACGACGTTTCCGAAGCGGATATGTCCAGTCTCGCCATCGGAGGCGAGAGCTACGACTACGCCGGTCTTGCAGACGACGCGCGCCGGGCGACCGTTCAGGGCTGGCTTGAAGGGCAGGGATACGACTTCTCCAAGCAGACGCCGTCGTTCCTCAGCCTGGTTGGCATCGTTGCGCTGCTCTGCGCCTTGGGCATGCTTTCGGCACTGACATATGGTTCTGTCGCGGCATTGCTCGCCGAAATGTTCCCGGCACGGATCCGCTACAGTTCGATGTCGATCCCCTACCACATTGGTGCGGGCTATCTCGGCGGCTTCCTGCCGTTGATATCGGGCTACATCGTGGCCAGCACGGGGAATCCTTACTCGGGGTTGTGGTATTGTTGGGCCGTAATGGCCTTTGGCCTGCTGGTCGCCTGGTGGGGCATTCCCGACGGGCCGCCTCGCGATTTCGAGGACAGCGGCGAAGATCCGCCCGCGTCCCCCGTCCTTCCATGA
- the phaR gene encoding polyhydroxyalkanoate synthesis repressor PhaR, which translates to MAKRTADGEPIIIKKYANRRLYNTDTSSYITLDDLAGMVRENVDFQVLDAKSGDDITHTILTQIIVEEESHGSQMLPVSFLRDLISMYGNSMQSLMPSYLEASMANFRKNREQLQEAFAKGLASNPLAKLAETNLKMMQNAAEAFIPGARKSSKPDQAAELAEMRAQMAAMQKKLDELSK; encoded by the coding sequence ATGGCCAAGCGTACCGCCGACGGCGAGCCGATCATCATCAAGAAATACGCCAACCGGCGGCTCTACAACACCGATACCAGCAGCTACATCACGCTGGACGACCTTGCCGGCATGGTGCGCGAGAACGTCGATTTCCAGGTGCTCGATGCCAAGTCGGGCGACGACATCACCCATACCATCCTGACCCAGATCATCGTCGAAGAAGAGAGCCACGGTTCGCAGATGCTGCCGGTCAGCTTCCTGCGTGATCTTATCAGCATGTACGGCAATTCGATGCAGTCGCTGATGCCCAGCTATCTCGAAGCGAGCATGGCCAATTTCCGCAAGAACCGCGAACAGCTGCAGGAAGCTTTCGCCAAGGGCCTCGCATCCAACCCATTGGCCAAGCTGGCCGAAACCAATCTCAAGATGATGCAGAACGCGGCCGAGGCGTTCATCCCCGGGGCGCGCAAGTCGTCCAAGCCGGACCAGGCAGCGGAGCTTGCCGAGATGCGCGCGCAGATGGCTGCCATGCAGAAGAAGCTGGACGAACTGAGCAAATAG